The following proteins are co-located in the Limanda limanda chromosome 5, fLimLim1.1, whole genome shotgun sequence genome:
- the agtpbp1 gene encoding cytosolic carboxypeptidase 1 isoform X4, which produces MNKPKMASEKGVPSNSRVLMLLGQLERMSGEAMLKDVETARQVTSKILHLIQTQEKSGKEVMSKGSSGMEVILSSLENSRDVQTTLNILYILSELLTVGRARRVGVFVSKGGTGILFQIMNNASKEFPPSEELMLQLHSLLAKVGPKDRKFGVKARLSGAMNATVDLMKQNLQNIKLLLPCLQVLRVYSTNSVNAISLGKNGVVELMFKIIAPYSKKNTSLLKVALDALGALLKSKTNARRAVDGRHVPALLTLYLDWHRNDTRHRHMLIRKGFLVCIRNIINIKLGRKAFIEADGMRILYNSSTECLPVRTLDPLVNTSSIIMRKCFPKNRLPLPTIKSAFNYQLPHIPAAGPVAQLYSQPAGVDDVVDESDDNDETEADTENDSENEEDEKNHSSTNDDIETDLNKLHPKKSQSRPFEELRVYERFFLELSEDFQEYNFESTKSASSSSSSSSRSPRPIIVPTAQSLSPKHVPKLSSQGDGSSTKGQHTQPPPSASTPSPPASQPPLELNTVHLIKDQDKKEEAHVPSPDGHATLSSLTSPPSQEQRIEQELVHVLECVSLEQEGAFNAGEGIKGGKQAGSPINATRLIQSPLLLGGIVTRRVGGGSGSNWGSDCGSEGADDEGGEGAVLEVPDTALLLSLHDPDLYVEMVKGTHSVPQYAEVAYPDYFGHVAPTFREPLVERVYGVQRSKIFQDIERMIHPNDILDKVVYDLDILSCPVIEDDGESLKFNSQFESGNLRKAVQVRKHEYDLVLNSDINSNHYHQWFYFEVSGMRVGTTYRFNIINSEKSNSQFNYGMQVLMYSVQEAISGRPRWVRTGSDICYYKNHFARSSIAAGGQKGKSYYTLTFSTNFSHKDDVCYFAYHYPYTYSTLKMHLSKLEALRTTKIYLRQDVLCETLGGNGCPLLTITAMPESNSNDHICQFRNRPLIFLSARVHPGETNASWVMKGTLEFLMGTSSQAASLREAYIFKIIPMLNPDGVVNGNHRCSLSGEDLNRQWQSPNLELHPTIFHTKGLLQYLAHIQRAPLVFCDYHGHSRKKNVFMYGCSVKETVWQSNISASSSDLQEDLGYRALPKILSQIAPAFSMGSCSFVVERSKESTARVVVWREIGVQRSYTMESTLCGCDQGKYKGLQIGTRELEEMGAQFCVALLRLKRLTSIRNHQHLLDLEGDIIGTQTKVVSCSTTYVMEEDEPSFLEAIDYSAESNDEDTEAENELGSEVLKNPEHHDHLSDSEMNHRD; this is translated from the exons ATGAACAAACCTAAAATGGCCTCAGAAAAAGG TGTTCCCAGTAACTCCAGGGTACTGATGCTTCTGGGCCAGCTGGAGAGGATGAGTGGAGAGGCCATGTTGAAGGATGTCGAAACAGCGCGACAGGTCACCTCAAAGATACTTCATCTCATACAGACGCAGG AGAAGAGCGGAAAAGAGGTGATGTCCAAAGGCTCCAGTGGCATGGAGGTCATCCTGTCTTCACTGGAG AACTCCAGAGATGTCCAGACCACACTCAACATCCTGTACATTCTCAGTGAGCTGCTGACTGTGG GCAGAGCTCGCAGGGTGGGAGTGTTTGTGTCTAAAGGCGGAACGGGAATATTGTTCCAGATTATGAACAATGCCAGTAAAGAGTTTCCCCCCAGTGAGGAACTCATGCTGCAGCTTCACTCACTGCTGGCTAAGGTTGGCCCAAAAG ACAGAAAGTTTGGTGTGAAGGCCCGTTTGTCCGGAGCAATGAACGCCACAGTCGACTTGATGAAACAGAACCTACAGAACATCAAACTTCTTCTGCCCTGCCTTCAGGTTCTCAGGGTTTATTCCACCAACT CAGTGAATGCTATTTCTTTGGGGAAGAATGGAGTGGTGGAGCTCATGTTCAAGATCATTGCACCGTACAGCAAAAAGAACACCAGCCTGCTCAA GGTAGCTCTGGACGCACTGGGAGCACTGCTCAAATCCA AAACTAATGCTCGCCGTGCAGTGGACGGCAGACACGTGCCCGCCTTGCTTACTCTGTACCTGGATTGGCATCGCAATGACACACGGCATCGCCACATGCTGATTCGCAAAGGGTTTCTGGTCTGCatcagaaacatcatcaacatcaaGCTCGGCAGGAAGGCGTTCATAGAAGCAGATGGCATGAGGATCCTCTACAACTCATCCACT GAGTGTCTCCCGGTGCGGACCCTGGATCCTCTGGTTAACACCTCGAGTATCATCATGAGGAAATGTTTTCCGAAGAACCGTCTGCCTCTGCCCACCATCAAATCAGCCTTTAACTACCAGCTGCCACACATTCCTGCTGCAGGACCTGTGGCACAGCTGTACAGTCAGCCTGCTGGGG TGGATGATGTAGTGGATGAAAGTGATGATAACGACGAGACGGAGGCAGACACAGAGAACGATAGTGAGaatgaagaggatgagaagaatCATAGCTCCACG AATGATGACATAGAGACGGACCTAAACAAGCTACATCCCAAAAAGAGTCAGAGTCGTCCATTCGAGGAGTTAAGAGTCTATGAGAGATTCTTCCTGGAGCTGTCTGAGGACTTTCAG GAGTATAACTTTGAAAGCACCAAGAGtgcttcttcatcctcatcatcctcaagTCGATCCCCTCGGCCAATCATCGTGCCCACAGCTCAGTCCCTGTCACCAAAGCATGTCCCCAAACTGAGTTCTCAGGGGGATGGCAGCTCTACCAAAGGACAACACACTCAGCCACCCCCCTCCGCTTCCACTCCCTCTCCCCCTGCATCTCAACCTCCGCTTGAACTGAACACAGTCCACCTCATCAAGGACCAAGACAAAAAAGAAGAGGCCCACGTTCCTTCCCCAGATGGACATGCGACCTTGTCCTCCCTCACCAGTCCTCCCTCTCAAGAGCAGAGGATTGAACAGGAACTAGTACATGTGTTGGAGTGTGTATCTCTAGAGCAGGAGGGGGCTTTTAATGCCGGAGAAGGAATAAAGGGAGGCAAACAAGCAGGATCTCCCATCAATGCCACTAGACTCATACAGTCTCCTCTGCTGTTGGGAGGTATCGTGACACGTCGCGTGGGAGGAGGCAGTGGCAGTAACTGGGGTTCAGATTGTGGGTCAGAGGGAGCTGATGATGAAGGAGGGGAAGGAGCAGTCCTGGAAGTGCCAGACACGGCGCTGCTCCTCTCACTGCACGACCCTGACCTCTACGTGGAGATGGTGAAGGGAACACACTCTGTACCTCAGTACGCTGAAGTGGCTTATCCAGACTACTTTGGCCATGTAGCCCCAACATTTAGAGAACCCCTCGTGGAGAGAGTTTATGGTGTACAGAG GTCTAAGATATTCCAGGACATTGAGAGGATGATTCATCCTAATGATATCCTGGATAAAGTCGTTTATGACCTGGACATCCTCAG TTGTCCGGTGATTGAAGACGACGGTGAATCGCTAAAGTTCAACTCCCAGTTTGAGTCTGGCAACCTCAGGAAGGCCGTTCAAGTTAGGAA ACACGAGTATGACCTGGTGCTGAATTCAGACATCAACAGTAATCACTACCACCAGTGGTTCTACTTTGAGGTGAGCGGCATGCGTGTCGGAACTACTTACCGCTTCAACATCATCAACTCTGAGAAGTCAAACAGCCAGTTCAACTATG gcATGCAGGTGCTGATGTACTCTGTCCAGGAGGCGATTAGTGGGAGGCCTCGTTGGGTCAGAACAGGATCAGACATCTGTTATTACAA GAATCATTTTGCAAGGAGCTCCATTGCAGCCGGCGGTCAGAAAGGAAAATCCTACTATACATTGACCTTCAGCACAAACTTCAGCCATAAGGATGATGTCTGCTACTTTGCCTATCATTACCCTTACACATATTCCACTCTTAAG ATGCACCTGTCCAAACTGGAGGCTTTGAGGACCACAAAGATCTACCTGAGACAGGACGTCCTGTGTGAAACCCTGGGGGGAAACGGCTGCCCCCTTCTCACCATCACTGCCATGCCGGAGTCCAACTCCAATGATCACATCTGTCAGTTTA GGAATCGTCCATTGATCTTCTTGTCGGCCAGGGTGCACCCTGGAGAGACCAATGCCAGCTGGGTAATGAAAGGCACGCTGGAGTTCCTGATGGGCACCAGCTCGCAGGCAGCCAGCCTGAGGGAGGCCTACATCTTCAAGATAATCCCCATGCTCAACCCTGATGGAGTTGTAAATGGAAA CCATCGCTGTTCTCTGAGTGGAGAGGATTTGAATCGCCAGTGGCAGAGCCCCAATCTTGAGCTCCACCCCACCATCTTCCACACGAAGGGCCTGCTGCAGTACCTTGCACACATACAGAGGGCACCACTG gtgTTCTGTGACTACCACGGCCATTCCAGAAAGAAAAACGTGTTTATGTACGGCTGCAGTGTGAAGGAGACGGTCTGGCAGTCCAATATCAGTGCTTCGTCTAGCGACCTACAGGAGGACCTTGGTTACAGG GCTCTCCCTAAGATCCTCTCTCAGATCGCCCCGGCCTTCAGCATGGGGAGCTGCAGTTTTGTTGTGGAGCGCTCTAAAGAGTCGACCGCTCGTGTCGTTGTATGGAGAGAGATCGGAGTACAACGCAGTTACACCATGGAGAGCACGCTCTGTGGCTGTGACCAAGGCAAATATAAG GGGCTTCAGATCGGCAccagagagctggaggagatgggagCTCAGTTCTGCGTGGCCCTGCTGAGGCTGAAGCGGCTGACGAGCATCCGCAACCACCAACACCTGCTGGATTTGGAGGGTGACATCATTGGGACACAGACTAAAGTGGTCAG ctgctccactACCTACgtgatggaggaggacgagCCATCCTTTCTGGAGGCAATAGACTACAGTGCAGAGAGCAATGATGAGGACACCGAGGCCGAAAACGAGCTCGGCAGCGAAGTCCTCAAGAACCCGGAACATCATGATCATCTGTCAGACTCCGAGATGAATCACAGGGACTAA
- the agtpbp1 gene encoding cytosolic carboxypeptidase 1 isoform X3 — translation MNKPKMASEKGVPSNSRVLMLLGQLERMSGEAMLKDVETARQVTSKILHLIQTQEKSGKEVMSKGSSGMEVILSSLENSRDVQTTLNILYILSELLTVGRARRVGVFVSKGGTGILFQIMNNASKEFPPSEELMLQLHSLLAKVGPKDRKFGVKARLSGAMNATVDLMKQNLQNIKLLLPCLQVLRVYSTNSVNAISLGKNGVVELMFKIIAPYSKKNTSLLKVALDALGALLKSKTNARRAVDGRHVPALLTLYLDWHRNDTRHRHMLIRKGFLVCIRNIINIKLGRKAFIEADGMRILYNSSTECLPVRTLDPLVNTSSIIMRKCFPKNRLPLPTIKSAFNYQLPHIPAAGPVAQLYSQPAGVDDVVDESDDNDETEADTENDSENEEDEKNHSSTNDDIETDLNKLHPKKSQSRPFEELRVYERFFLELSEDFQEYNFESTKSASSSSSSSSRSPRPIIVPTAQSLSPKHVPKLSSQGDGSSTKGQHTQPPPSASTPSPPASQPPLELNTVHLIKDQDKKEEAHVPSPDGHATLSSLTSPPSQEQRIEQELVHVLECVSLEQEGAFNAGEGIKGGKQAGSPINATRLIQSPLLLGGIVTRRVGGGSGSNWGSDCGSEGADDEGGEGAVLEVPDTALLLSLHDPDLYVEMVKGTHSVPQYAEVAYPDYFGHVAPTFREPLVERVYGVQRSKIFQDIERMIHPNDILDKVVYDLDILSCPVIEDDGESLKFNSQFESGNLRKAVQVRKHEYDLVLNSDINSNHYHQWFYFEVSGMRVGTTYRFNIINSEKSNSQFNYGMQVLMYSVQEAISGRPRWVRTGSDICYYKNHFARSSIAAGGQKGKSYYTLTFSTNFSHKDDVCYFAYHYPYTYSTLKMHLSKLEALRTTKIYLRQDVLCETLGGNGCPLLTITAMPESNSNDHICQFRNRPLIFLSARVHPGETNASWVMKGTLEFLMGTSSQAASLREAYIFKIIPMLNPDGVVNGNHRCSLSGEDLNRQWQSPNLELHPTIFHTKGLLQYLAHIQRAPLVFCDYHGHSRKKNVFMYGCSVKETVWQSNISASSSDLQEDLGYRALPKILSQIAPAFSMGSCSFVVERSKESTARVVVWREIGVQRSYTMESTLCGCDQGKYKGLQIGTRELEEMGAQFCVALLRLKRLTSIRNHQHLLDLEGDIIGTQTKVVSSCSTTYVMEEDEPSFLEAIDYSAESNDEDTEAENELGSEVLKNPEHHDHLSDSEMNHRD, via the exons ATGAACAAACCTAAAATGGCCTCAGAAAAAGG TGTTCCCAGTAACTCCAGGGTACTGATGCTTCTGGGCCAGCTGGAGAGGATGAGTGGAGAGGCCATGTTGAAGGATGTCGAAACAGCGCGACAGGTCACCTCAAAGATACTTCATCTCATACAGACGCAGG AGAAGAGCGGAAAAGAGGTGATGTCCAAAGGCTCCAGTGGCATGGAGGTCATCCTGTCTTCACTGGAG AACTCCAGAGATGTCCAGACCACACTCAACATCCTGTACATTCTCAGTGAGCTGCTGACTGTGG GCAGAGCTCGCAGGGTGGGAGTGTTTGTGTCTAAAGGCGGAACGGGAATATTGTTCCAGATTATGAACAATGCCAGTAAAGAGTTTCCCCCCAGTGAGGAACTCATGCTGCAGCTTCACTCACTGCTGGCTAAGGTTGGCCCAAAAG ACAGAAAGTTTGGTGTGAAGGCCCGTTTGTCCGGAGCAATGAACGCCACAGTCGACTTGATGAAACAGAACCTACAGAACATCAAACTTCTTCTGCCCTGCCTTCAGGTTCTCAGGGTTTATTCCACCAACT CAGTGAATGCTATTTCTTTGGGGAAGAATGGAGTGGTGGAGCTCATGTTCAAGATCATTGCACCGTACAGCAAAAAGAACACCAGCCTGCTCAA GGTAGCTCTGGACGCACTGGGAGCACTGCTCAAATCCA AAACTAATGCTCGCCGTGCAGTGGACGGCAGACACGTGCCCGCCTTGCTTACTCTGTACCTGGATTGGCATCGCAATGACACACGGCATCGCCACATGCTGATTCGCAAAGGGTTTCTGGTCTGCatcagaaacatcatcaacatcaaGCTCGGCAGGAAGGCGTTCATAGAAGCAGATGGCATGAGGATCCTCTACAACTCATCCACT GAGTGTCTCCCGGTGCGGACCCTGGATCCTCTGGTTAACACCTCGAGTATCATCATGAGGAAATGTTTTCCGAAGAACCGTCTGCCTCTGCCCACCATCAAATCAGCCTTTAACTACCAGCTGCCACACATTCCTGCTGCAGGACCTGTGGCACAGCTGTACAGTCAGCCTGCTGGGG TGGATGATGTAGTGGATGAAAGTGATGATAACGACGAGACGGAGGCAGACACAGAGAACGATAGTGAGaatgaagaggatgagaagaatCATAGCTCCACG AATGATGACATAGAGACGGACCTAAACAAGCTACATCCCAAAAAGAGTCAGAGTCGTCCATTCGAGGAGTTAAGAGTCTATGAGAGATTCTTCCTGGAGCTGTCTGAGGACTTTCAG GAGTATAACTTTGAAAGCACCAAGAGtgcttcttcatcctcatcatcctcaagTCGATCCCCTCGGCCAATCATCGTGCCCACAGCTCAGTCCCTGTCACCAAAGCATGTCCCCAAACTGAGTTCTCAGGGGGATGGCAGCTCTACCAAAGGACAACACACTCAGCCACCCCCCTCCGCTTCCACTCCCTCTCCCCCTGCATCTCAACCTCCGCTTGAACTGAACACAGTCCACCTCATCAAGGACCAAGACAAAAAAGAAGAGGCCCACGTTCCTTCCCCAGATGGACATGCGACCTTGTCCTCCCTCACCAGTCCTCCCTCTCAAGAGCAGAGGATTGAACAGGAACTAGTACATGTGTTGGAGTGTGTATCTCTAGAGCAGGAGGGGGCTTTTAATGCCGGAGAAGGAATAAAGGGAGGCAAACAAGCAGGATCTCCCATCAATGCCACTAGACTCATACAGTCTCCTCTGCTGTTGGGAGGTATCGTGACACGTCGCGTGGGAGGAGGCAGTGGCAGTAACTGGGGTTCAGATTGTGGGTCAGAGGGAGCTGATGATGAAGGAGGGGAAGGAGCAGTCCTGGAAGTGCCAGACACGGCGCTGCTCCTCTCACTGCACGACCCTGACCTCTACGTGGAGATGGTGAAGGGAACACACTCTGTACCTCAGTACGCTGAAGTGGCTTATCCAGACTACTTTGGCCATGTAGCCCCAACATTTAGAGAACCCCTCGTGGAGAGAGTTTATGGTGTACAGAG GTCTAAGATATTCCAGGACATTGAGAGGATGATTCATCCTAATGATATCCTGGATAAAGTCGTTTATGACCTGGACATCCTCAG TTGTCCGGTGATTGAAGACGACGGTGAATCGCTAAAGTTCAACTCCCAGTTTGAGTCTGGCAACCTCAGGAAGGCCGTTCAAGTTAGGAA ACACGAGTATGACCTGGTGCTGAATTCAGACATCAACAGTAATCACTACCACCAGTGGTTCTACTTTGAGGTGAGCGGCATGCGTGTCGGAACTACTTACCGCTTCAACATCATCAACTCTGAGAAGTCAAACAGCCAGTTCAACTATG gcATGCAGGTGCTGATGTACTCTGTCCAGGAGGCGATTAGTGGGAGGCCTCGTTGGGTCAGAACAGGATCAGACATCTGTTATTACAA GAATCATTTTGCAAGGAGCTCCATTGCAGCCGGCGGTCAGAAAGGAAAATCCTACTATACATTGACCTTCAGCACAAACTTCAGCCATAAGGATGATGTCTGCTACTTTGCCTATCATTACCCTTACACATATTCCACTCTTAAG ATGCACCTGTCCAAACTGGAGGCTTTGAGGACCACAAAGATCTACCTGAGACAGGACGTCCTGTGTGAAACCCTGGGGGGAAACGGCTGCCCCCTTCTCACCATCACTGCCATGCCGGAGTCCAACTCCAATGATCACATCTGTCAGTTTA GGAATCGTCCATTGATCTTCTTGTCGGCCAGGGTGCACCCTGGAGAGACCAATGCCAGCTGGGTAATGAAAGGCACGCTGGAGTTCCTGATGGGCACCAGCTCGCAGGCAGCCAGCCTGAGGGAGGCCTACATCTTCAAGATAATCCCCATGCTCAACCCTGATGGAGTTGTAAATGGAAA CCATCGCTGTTCTCTGAGTGGAGAGGATTTGAATCGCCAGTGGCAGAGCCCCAATCTTGAGCTCCACCCCACCATCTTCCACACGAAGGGCCTGCTGCAGTACCTTGCACACATACAGAGGGCACCACTG gtgTTCTGTGACTACCACGGCCATTCCAGAAAGAAAAACGTGTTTATGTACGGCTGCAGTGTGAAGGAGACGGTCTGGCAGTCCAATATCAGTGCTTCGTCTAGCGACCTACAGGAGGACCTTGGTTACAGG GCTCTCCCTAAGATCCTCTCTCAGATCGCCCCGGCCTTCAGCATGGGGAGCTGCAGTTTTGTTGTGGAGCGCTCTAAAGAGTCGACCGCTCGTGTCGTTGTATGGAGAGAGATCGGAGTACAACGCAGTTACACCATGGAGAGCACGCTCTGTGGCTGTGACCAAGGCAAATATAAG GGGCTTCAGATCGGCAccagagagctggaggagatgggagCTCAGTTCTGCGTGGCCCTGCTGAGGCTGAAGCGGCTGACGAGCATCCGCAACCACCAACACCTGCTGGATTTGGAGGGTGACATCATTGGGACACAGACTAAAGTGGTCAG cagctgctccactACCTACgtgatggaggaggacgagCCATCCTTTCTGGAGGCAATAGACTACAGTGCAGAGAGCAATGATGAGGACACCGAGGCCGAAAACGAGCTCGGCAGCGAAGTCCTCAAGAACCCGGAACATCATGATCATCTGTCAGACTCCGAGATGAATCACAGGGACTAA